One Brassica napus cultivar Da-Ae chromosome C4, Da-Ae, whole genome shotgun sequence genomic region harbors:
- the LOC106421087 gene encoding uncharacterized protein LOC106421087 produces the protein MESEVPPFALSVYNLLVELHNIFNDLPAMRKALDTATKMLSDVSNGEAVDAEALSEVYLFRLAVEGLRIALNKGGRLNSIRNLGTEVQFSKLSSDDKAYALMADDLRSQAKKFKSIVAVVDSGNLAGLRRHWRTRVPQEVLAMSTEHTVQDSDSKLKPVVAVGGAGGALTLSKSSRFLSRFLTHKASAFTKMVYPSALSAERIRGVTQYILTSAEGTSLDAMGAGFYAMMMRKRRVAKPMGALPMVVVGAGLASFSGLIYCEERIECAAVTLPSAPSIAKLGRGVQNLREASMEVTRRGNNGVHNAMQGLSQSVRNLTLNYLNFTPNLVRYICKRCI, from the coding sequence ATGGAATCTGAGGTTCCACCGTTTGCTCTCTCCGTTTATAACTTACTCGTTGAGCTTCACAACATATTTAACGATCTCCCCGCTATGAGGAAAGCTCTAGACACTGCCACAAAGATGTTGTCTGATGTGAGTAACGGCGAAGCCGTTGATGCAGAGGCTCTCTCTGAAGTTTACCTCTTCAGGCTTGCGGTTGAAGGTCTTAGAATTGCTTTGAACAAAGGTGGTCGGCTAAACAGCATCAGGAACCTAGGAACCGAAGTTCAGTTTTCGAAGCTATCTTCTGATGACAAAGCTTATGCTCTTATGGCAGATGATCTTCGTAGTCAGGCTAAGAAGTTTAAGAGTATAGTAGCGGTAGTGGACTCAGGTAACCTCGCTGGCCTTAGGAGGCACTGGAGAACTCGAGTTCCTCAAGAAGTTCTAGCTATGTCGACCGAGCATACGGTGCAGGACTCTGATTCAAAGCTAAAACCGGTGGTGGCGGTTGGTGGAGCAGGTGGTGCTTTAACACTATCCAAGTCCTCCAGGTTCTTGAGCCGTTTCTTGACACACAAGGCATCGGCATTTACCAAAATGGTGTATCCCTCAGCATTATCCGCCGAGAGAATCAGAGGAGTAACACAGTATATTTTAACTTCTGCTGAAGGAACTAGCTTAGATGCCATGGGAGCTGGATTCTACGCGATGATGATGCGGAAGAGGAGAGTAGCGAAACCTATGGGTGCCTTACCGATGGTCGTGGTTGGAGCCGGTCTTGCAAGCTTTTCCGGGTTGATCTACTGTGAAGAGAGGATTGAATGTGCAGCTGTGACTCTTCCTTCAGCTCCTTCGATCGCAAAACTTGGTCGAGGGGTTCAGAACTTGCGTGAGGCGTCTATGGAAGTGACTAGGAGAGGAAACAACGGGGTGCATAACGCAATGCAGGGTCTTAGTCAGAGCGTGAGGAACTTGActcttaattatttaaatttcacaccaaatttggtTCGTTATATTTGCAAACGTTGTATCTAA
- the LOC106392512 gene encoding uncharacterized protein LOC106392512 yields MVAFPFTISSSDLKQSKKLVQRLDVPESTKNFVFAIKVPEHDSTIYLLSVHNLSQRSATDAECLIRELRPDAVVTQVNASAFGEAEEEIVLVDGSTGSIPTSVFKVLTRCVVDESLSKAKYQRIAGNLVMEEIFGTGFNKHLLAVEKVAGEVGSTFVALDSPFVMEGLTKSLTTQAYHGSALINVDQQALMHRLVSSSHYITKKSRRVNVPKFALSTYYLLVQIHNTLFDDLPAIRKALRSAKKILSDVDKGESIDTKALTEAYLFRSAVESLRIASNDAGRIPIENLGTEVQFSKLSFTDKSYALMAVELRSQAKKFKKIVAVVDAGNLAGLRRQWRTCVPQQVKDMSTEHTGFDSNDSGAGSGALTLSKAILASPVFKISTIKTPVNPFLTGKAMPFAFTKVAYPSTVMSLMAPCFASSGAQPMSWEKPSLSARHISALTKFGLSSARRTSFSAMRASFYTMMMRKRLVKPIGALPRVVFGASLVIYAGLHLFGDGIECAALTLPSASSIAKLGRGIQNLREASLEVTRRGNNRVQNTRDGLTQRLRNLTLTINFKTKFGS; encoded by the coding sequence ATGGTGGCATTTCCTTTTACAATATCCAGCAGTGACCTGAAGCAATCAAAGAAGCTTGTTCAGAGACTTGACGTGCCTGAGAGTACAAAGAACTTTGTGTTTGCAATCAAAGTCCCCGAGCATGATTCCACCATCTACTTACTCTCTGTCCACAACTTATCTCAGAGATCTGCTACTGACGCCGAGTGTCTCATACGTGAACTCCGTCCTGATGCTGTTGTGACTCAGGTGAACGCTTCAGCTTTTGGAGAAGCTGAGGAGGAGATTGTGTTAGTAGACGGCTCTACCGGTTCGATCCCAACATCAGTTTTTAAAGTTCTTACACGCTGTGTTGTAGACGAAAGTCTTAGCAAAGCAAAGTACCAACGTATTGCGGGGAACTTGGTTATGGAGGAGATTTTTGGGACAGGTTTTAATAAGCATCTGTTGGCTGTCGAGAAGGTGGCTGGGGAGGTTGGTTCAACGTTTGTGGCACTTGATTCTCCTTTTGTCATGGAAGGTCTAACTAAATCTCTCACAACACAAGCTTACCATGGCTCTGCTTTGATCAATGTTGATCAACAAGCACTGATGCATAGACTTGTATCTTCTTCGCATTATatcactaaaaaatcaagacGTGTTAATGTTCCAAAATTTGCTCTTTCCACTTATTACTTACTTGTTCAGATTCATAACACATTATTTGATGACCTCCCAGCTATTAGGAAGGCTCTACGGAGTGCCAAAAAGATTCTTTCTGATGTAGATAAAGGGGAATCCATTGATACAAAGGCTCTTACCGAAGCTTACCTATTCCGGTCTGCAGTTGAGAGTCTTAGAATTGCTTCGAACGATGCCGGTCGGATACCTATCGAGAACCTAGGAACCGAAGTTCAGTTCTCAAAGCTCTCCTTTACGGACAAATCTTATGCACTTATGGCAGTTGAGCTTCGTAGCCAGGCTAAAAAGTTTAAGAAGATAGTAGCGGTAGTAGATGCAGGTAACCTCGCAGGTCTTAGGAGGCAGTGGAGAACTTGTGTTCCTCAACAAGTCAAAGATATGTCCACTGAGCATACGGGTTTTGATAGTAATGATTCAGGTGCTGGTTCAGGTGCTTTAACACTATCCAAGGCCATTCTTGCTTCTCCTGTCTTCAAGATTTCAACTATTAAAACCCCGGTGAACCCTTTCTTGACTGGCAAGGCAATGCCATTTGCATTTACCAAAGTGGCGTACCCCTCAACAGTAATGAGCCTAATGGCCCCGTGTTTTGCTAGTTCCGGAGCGCAACCAATGTCTTGGGAGAAACCATCTTTATCCGCCAGACATATCAGCGCATTAACAAAGTTTGGTTTGTCTTCTGCTCGACGTACTAGCTTCTCTGCCATGAGAGCTTCATTCTATACGATGATGATGCGGAAAAGACTAGTGAAACCTATCGGTGCCTTACCAAGGGTGGTCTTTGGAGCCAGTCTTGTAATTTATGCGGGATTGCACCTCTTTGGAGACGGGATTGAATGTGCAGCTCTGACTCTTCCTTCAGCTTCTTCGATTGCAAAACTTGGTCGAGGGATTCAAAACTTACGTGAGGCGTCTCTGGAAGTGACAAGGAGAGGAAACAACAGGGTACAGAACACAAGGGATGGTCTTACTCAAAGGCTGAGGAACTTGACGCTTACTATAAATTTCAAAACCAAATTTGGTTCGTAA